In a genomic window of Alteromonas gilva:
- a CDS encoding flagellar assembly protein T N-terminal domain-containing protein, with amino-acid sequence MSYKPMKMLSNALQQTTTLKSAVICLLVCLSGQSHAVWYETQGQSVVLNGDKVKARQQATEEALRQAMLFAGASVRSVQKLTNGLLNNDHMEVTASGEVQQLELISENWHNDVVTVKIRADIFPAQQQCSAENYSKTIATSYFPLLERQHAQDGQIQELGRLLSGQLKREFDRSAQHAVISSIEPYTVHWQSRQVRNQATALATQTKTQFVLTGVIEDLSVHRPDNSALAFWQDNTATRSFRLSVELIDGINGAPLLQKSYETESEWEFDRYAQIDASSSQFWRSAYGKALQQQLQQLQSDVDTTLACVPATGHVISISAGNELNVSLGRQHGLQTGDALSVYQVQEVTDYRGEKFIQYHLYPVEVEVIEAYADNARVKAKDDRFLGNIQPNDFVAKR; translated from the coding sequence ATGAGTTACAAGCCGATGAAAATGCTGAGCAACGCTTTACAACAAACAACGACGCTAAAATCGGCGGTGATCTGCCTGTTAGTTTGCCTGTCAGGGCAATCTCATGCCGTCTGGTATGAAACCCAGGGCCAGTCAGTGGTATTAAACGGTGACAAGGTAAAAGCCAGACAGCAGGCTACCGAAGAGGCGCTCAGACAGGCCATGCTATTTGCAGGCGCGTCAGTTCGCAGCGTACAAAAATTAACTAACGGCTTACTTAACAACGACCATATGGAAGTGACTGCCAGTGGTGAAGTTCAGCAGTTAGAGCTTATATCGGAAAACTGGCACAACGATGTCGTTACCGTAAAAATCAGAGCTGACATTTTTCCTGCCCAACAACAGTGTTCGGCTGAAAATTACAGCAAAACTATTGCGACCAGTTATTTTCCTTTGCTTGAACGTCAACACGCCCAGGACGGCCAGATTCAGGAGCTTGGCAGATTACTTAGTGGCCAGCTTAAACGCGAGTTCGACCGTTCAGCTCAGCACGCAGTGATCAGCAGTATCGAACCCTACACGGTGCACTGGCAGTCCCGCCAGGTACGTAATCAGGCAACCGCGCTGGCAACGCAAACCAAAACCCAGTTTGTACTCACCGGCGTTATTGAAGATTTAAGTGTTCACCGTCCCGACAATAGCGCACTGGCATTTTGGCAGGACAATACCGCCACCCGCAGTTTTCGCCTCAGCGTAGAGCTGATTGATGGTATTAATGGCGCACCACTATTGCAAAAAAGCTACGAAACCGAGTCTGAATGGGAATTTGACCGCTATGCGCAAATCGACGCATCGTCGAGTCAGTTTTGGCGCAGCGCTTACGGTAAAGCACTTCAACAACAGCTTCAGCAGTTGCAAAGCGATGTTGATACCACACTGGCCTGTGTGCCCGCCACCGGCCATGTCATCAGTATTAGTGCTGGCAACGAACTGAATGTGTCATTAGGCCGACAGCACGGTTTACAAACGGGTGACGCCCTTTCTGTCTATCAGGTTCAGGAAGTCACCGACTACCGGGGCGAAAAGTTTATTCAGTACCATCTATATCCGGTTGAAGTCGAAGTCATTGAAGCTTATGCCGATAACGCGCGGGTGAAGGCCAAAGACGACCGTTTTCTGGGTAATATTCAACCAAACGACTTCGTCGCCAAGCGTTAA
- a CDS encoding cation:proton antiporter domain-containing protein, with product MLIAVVSVAVFKRIHLPPVLAYLFAGVVAGPSGIVLFSHPEDMHLTAEVGIVFLLFSLGLEFSFPKLLAMRSLVFGAGLMQMMLTTVLGCAVVWLLFDTSVAAAIVIGGMLALSSTAIVIKQVTEMGILNNVRTQLAVSILLFQDLAVVPFLIVIPLLSGQDQTSLAMALTLALIKGVVVVAVLMSAGKWLLPWVFREVARTRTDELFVLTTILVALLAGGLTYAFGLSMALGAFLAGMMLGESQYKYQLEADIRPFRDILMGLFFVTVGMQLDLDVLMDYGHWIVLGVFILMAIKVILVRVAASMFSISSVDGWSAGLKLCQVGEFSFVIASLASSHSVITATQSSILISMGVISMALTPWLVEHSLELAHKFSAKDSIIEPEVAVVDVADVREHVIICGFGRVGQSVARMLKMENVPYLVIDVDPIRVYESRSAGEQVIYGDATQKDLLHSARIDDARLVLITFAEADKAKQVINAAKQLKPNAEIMVRTPRDADLEDLYNAGATQVVPELQEGSLMLISQVMHCAGIPMSRILKRVRQERKGRYDHLHGFYPGETTEISYNTADKLEFIHAIALGTDAFATGKTLQELAAIHNKVKIKSIRRNGEDCKVEDWQGELLAGDVLVIAGKPRRIERAERYLLEGFVTRRQS from the coding sequence ATGTTGATAGCGGTTGTCAGCGTAGCAGTGTTTAAACGTATTCATTTGCCGCCTGTACTCGCTTATTTATTTGCCGGCGTTGTGGCCGGGCCCAGTGGTATCGTGCTTTTCAGCCATCCCGAAGACATGCACCTGACCGCTGAAGTTGGCATTGTCTTTTTACTTTTTTCCCTTGGTCTGGAGTTTTCTTTTCCCAAATTACTGGCGATGAGATCGCTGGTGTTTGGTGCCGGCTTAATGCAAATGATGTTAACAACCGTACTGGGCTGTGCCGTGGTGTGGCTGTTATTTGATACATCTGTGGCGGCAGCCATCGTGATTGGCGGAATGTTGGCACTAAGTTCTACCGCCATCGTAATCAAGCAAGTCACGGAAATGGGCATACTCAATAACGTCAGAACCCAACTGGCGGTGAGTATTTTACTGTTTCAGGATCTGGCCGTGGTGCCTTTCTTAATCGTGATCCCTTTATTATCCGGTCAGGATCAAACCAGCCTTGCTATGGCGCTGACACTGGCTTTGATAAAAGGCGTGGTGGTGGTGGCCGTGTTGATGTCGGCAGGAAAATGGCTGCTACCCTGGGTGTTCAGGGAGGTGGCCCGCACCAGAACCGATGAACTCTTTGTGCTGACGACCATTTTGGTGGCGCTGCTGGCCGGGGGGCTGACCTATGCCTTCGGTTTATCAATGGCACTTGGCGCCTTTTTAGCCGGTATGATGCTCGGTGAGAGTCAGTATAAATATCAGCTCGAAGCGGATATAAGGCCTTTTCGCGATATTCTGATGGGCTTATTCTTTGTTACCGTGGGGATGCAACTCGATCTTGATGTACTGATGGATTACGGTCACTGGATTGTGCTGGGTGTCTTCATTTTGATGGCAATCAAAGTCATTCTGGTCAGGGTTGCTGCCAGCATGTTTTCTATTTCTTCGGTGGATGGCTGGTCCGCCGGCCTTAAATTATGCCAGGTAGGGGAATTCAGTTTCGTTATTGCATCGTTAGCCAGTAGCCACTCAGTGATTACCGCTACGCAGTCCTCGATACTGATTTCGATGGGCGTTATTAGCATGGCGCTCACGCCCTGGCTGGTTGAGCATAGCCTGGAACTGGCGCATAAATTCAGCGCTAAAGATAGCATCATAGAGCCTGAGGTCGCTGTTGTTGATGTGGCAGACGTGCGCGAACATGTGATCATTTGTGGCTTTGGTCGGGTTGGGCAGTCGGTGGCCAGAATGCTGAAAATGGAAAACGTGCCTTACCTGGTCATTGATGTTGATCCGATCCGGGTTTATGAAAGCCGCAGTGCCGGCGAACAGGTGATATATGGTGACGCAACCCAAAAAGACCTGCTCCACAGCGCAAGAATAGACGATGCCAGGCTAGTGCTGATTACTTTTGCCGAAGCAGATAAGGCAAAGCAGGTGATCAATGCGGCAAAACAACTCAAACCCAACGCCGAAATTATGGTCAGGACACCGCGCGATGCCGATCTCGAAGATTTATATAATGCCGGGGCGACTCAGGTAGTGCCAGAGCTGCAGGAAGGGAGTCTGATGTTAATTTCGCAGGTAATGCATTGTGCGGGTATTCCCATGTCGCGTATTCTCAAAAGAGTGCGGCAGGAGCGTAAAGGCCGCTATGATCACTTACACGGCTTTTATCCCGGTGAAACCACTGAAATCAGTTATAACACGGCCGACAAGTTAGAGTTTATTCATGCTATCGCACTGGGTACCGACGCTTTCGCTACCGGCAAAACGCTACAGGAATTAGCAGCGATACATAATAAAGTAAAAATAAAGTCTATTCGTCGTAACGGTGAAGACTGTAAGGTCGAGGATTGGCAAGGTGAGTTGCTTGCCGGTGATGTGTTGGTGATAGCGGGTAAGCCGCGTCGTATTGAGCGTGCCGAACGTTATTTACTGGAAGGGTTTGTGACGCGTCGCCAGTCATAG
- the tadA gene encoding tRNA adenosine(34) deaminase TadA, with protein sequence MNEQNSQDEFWMRHALALAQKAEQMNEIPVGAVIVSDDTIIGEGWNTPITDHDPSAHAEMKALRLAARQRENYRVIDATLYVTLEPCPMCAGALVHGRITRLVFGAFDEKTGAAGSVMQLCRHEALNHQIEVTGGVLAESCGAVISNFFKRRRAEKKQLKRGIS encoded by the coding sequence ATGAATGAGCAAAATAGTCAAGACGAGTTCTGGATGCGCCATGCCTTAGCGTTGGCCCAAAAAGCAGAACAAATGAACGAAATCCCCGTCGGCGCAGTGATAGTGAGTGATGATACGATTATCGGTGAGGGCTGGAATACACCCATTACAGATCACGATCCTTCGGCACATGCAGAGATGAAGGCGCTCAGGCTGGCGGCCCGACAGCGGGAGAATTACCGGGTCATCGATGCGACCCTGTATGTCACGCTGGAGCCGTGCCCGATGTGCGCCGGGGCGCTCGTGCATGGCCGCATTACTCGGTTGGTGTTTGGTGCGTTTGATGAAAAAACCGGTGCTGCGGGCAGCGTTATGCAACTCTGTCGCCACGAGGCGCTTAATCATCAGATTGAGGTAACGGGCGGTGTACTGGCAGAGTCTTGTGGCGCTGTTATTTCAAATTTTTTTAAACGGCGGCGTGCAGAAAAAAAGCAGCTAAAGCGCGGGATTAGTTAG
- the purL gene encoding phosphoribosylformylglycinamidine synthase, which translates to MLVLRGAPALSDFRAAKLIQRLQQSGIEVKRLYSEFVHLVDTDATLTEAQQGVLAKLLTYGPKQSQEAVNGECFFVTPRPGTISPWSSKATNIAHNCGLNVIQRIERGCAYYVETAATLTDAQRAQIAAVLHDRMTESVFSAPQAASVLFEKHQPREFTSVDIIGLGKEALVNANQKLGLALADDEIDYLYDNFSKLGRNPNDIELYMFAQANSEHCRHKIFNADWTIDGEVQPKSLFKMIKNTYELHPEYVFSAYKDNAAVMEGWQAGRFFPEPQSHEYTYHHEDIAILMKVETHNHPTAISPFPGAATGSGGEIRDEGATGRGSKPKAGLVGFTVSNLKLPNAVRPWEIDYGKPARIVSALDIMIEGPLGGAAFNNEFGRPNLLGYFRTYEQEVSSFNGTEIRGYHKPIMLAGGLGNIRLNQVEKGEITVGAKLVVLGGPAMNIGLGGGAASSMASGQSSEDLDFASVQRDNPEMERRCQEVIDACWQLGEDNPIQFIHDVGAGGLSNAMPELVNDGGRGGRFELRNVLSDEPGMSPLEIWCNESQERYVMSVAPEKLAVFEAICRRERAPFAVIGEATEEQHLLLNDAHFDNQPIDLPLEVLLGKAPRMHRDVSRAQHASSELDDTDITLADAAERLLRLPAIAEKTFLITIGDRSVTGLVSRDQMVGPWQIPVADVAVTASAFDTYHGEAMALGERTPVALLDYAASARLAVGESITNIAAAHIGDIKRIKLSANWMAAAGHPGEDAGLYEAVKAVGEEFCPALGLTIPVGKDSMSMKTAWQENGEDKAVTSPLSLVITAFGAVTDIRKTVTPELRTDKGDTTLLLIDLGLGKNRLGASCLAQVYNQLGKTPVDLDKPELLLNFFNATQALLADNKILAYHDRSDGGLFVTVAEMAFAGKTGVSVALDSLGADDVAALFSEELGAVIQVRSNELDEVKALLASHGLGDECVHNIGGLNSSDTIEFTRDGSAVLTESRSVYRGIWAETTHAMQRLRDNPQCADEENNAKQDAADPGLHAKLSFDINDDIAAPYIAKGVKPRVAILREQGVNSHLEMAAAFTRAGFTAIDVHMSDVLSGAVELDNFAGLAACGGFSYGDVLGAGEGWAKSILFNPRARDQFERFFHRDDTFSLGVCNGCQMLSNLKSLIPGTAHWPHFVTNQSERFEARVAMVEVGQSNSVLLADMAGSRMPIAVSHGEGRAEFASDQALAAIQNNVALRYVNNYGEIASHYPANPNGSPQGITGLTTDDGRCTIMMPHPERVFRAVANSWRADDWQEDSPWMRIFRNARRFVG; encoded by the coding sequence ATGTTGGTCCTTCGTGGCGCTCCTGCGTTATCTGACTTTCGCGCAGCTAAGTTAATTCAGCGATTACAGCAATCTGGCATCGAGGTAAAACGTCTCTACAGTGAGTTCGTACATTTGGTCGATACCGACGCAACGCTGACCGAAGCACAGCAAGGTGTGCTGGCTAAGCTGTTAACTTACGGTCCCAAGCAGTCGCAAGAAGCGGTCAACGGTGAGTGTTTCTTTGTCACCCCACGTCCGGGCACGATCTCGCCGTGGTCAAGTAAAGCGACCAATATTGCCCATAACTGTGGCCTGAACGTGATTCAACGCATAGAGCGCGGTTGTGCTTATTATGTGGAAACCGCTGCAACGCTGACGGATGCGCAGCGCGCTCAGATTGCCGCGGTATTGCACGATCGTATGACCGAGAGTGTATTTTCAGCGCCTCAGGCTGCCAGCGTATTGTTTGAAAAACACCAGCCACGCGAATTTACCTCTGTCGACATCATCGGACTGGGGAAAGAAGCATTAGTTAACGCTAACCAAAAACTGGGTCTGGCCCTGGCCGACGACGAAATCGATTATCTGTACGACAATTTTAGTAAATTGGGCCGTAATCCCAACGATATTGAATTGTACATGTTTGCCCAGGCTAACTCTGAGCATTGTCGGCATAAAATCTTCAACGCTGACTGGACCATCGATGGTGAGGTGCAGCCTAAGTCACTCTTTAAAATGATTAAAAATACGTATGAGCTGCATCCTGAATACGTGTTTTCCGCTTATAAAGATAATGCAGCGGTAATGGAAGGCTGGCAGGCGGGGCGTTTCTTCCCGGAGCCGCAGTCTCACGAATACACCTATCATCACGAAGATATAGCCATCTTAATGAAGGTAGAAACCCACAATCATCCAACGGCCATCTCACCGTTTCCGGGCGCAGCCACGGGCTCTGGTGGTGAAATTCGCGACGAAGGTGCCACTGGCCGCGGTTCCAAGCCAAAAGCTGGTTTGGTCGGGTTTACGGTATCTAACCTCAAGTTGCCCAATGCCGTCCGGCCGTGGGAAATTGACTATGGTAAGCCGGCGCGTATCGTCAGTGCGCTGGATATTATGATTGAGGGGCCATTAGGCGGCGCAGCCTTTAACAACGAGTTTGGCCGGCCTAATCTGCTCGGTTATTTTCGAACCTATGAGCAGGAAGTCAGCAGTTTTAATGGTACCGAAATTCGCGGTTACCATAAGCCGATTATGCTTGCCGGCGGGTTAGGCAACATCCGCCTGAACCAGGTCGAAAAAGGCGAAATTACCGTAGGTGCTAAATTAGTCGTGCTGGGTGGCCCGGCGATGAATATCGGCTTAGGCGGCGGTGCAGCCTCTTCTATGGCGTCTGGTCAGTCGAGTGAAGATTTGGACTTTGCGTCGGTTCAACGGGATAACCCGGAAATGGAACGCCGTTGTCAGGAAGTCATAGATGCATGTTGGCAACTTGGCGAAGACAACCCCATTCAGTTTATTCATGATGTGGGGGCTGGTGGCCTTTCTAATGCCATGCCGGAACTGGTTAACGACGGTGGTCGCGGCGGCCGCTTTGAACTGCGAAATGTTCTCAGCGACGAGCCAGGTATGTCACCGCTGGAGATTTGGTGTAACGAATCCCAGGAACGTTATGTCATGTCGGTTGCGCCGGAAAAACTGGCCGTATTTGAAGCCATTTGTCGTCGTGAACGCGCGCCTTTTGCCGTGATTGGTGAGGCCACAGAAGAGCAGCATTTATTACTGAACGATGCCCATTTCGACAATCAGCCTATCGATCTGCCGTTGGAAGTGTTACTCGGTAAAGCACCCAGGATGCACCGTGATGTAAGCCGTGCACAGCATGCCTCTAGCGAACTCGATGATACTGATATTACCCTGGCAGACGCCGCTGAACGTTTGCTCAGGTTGCCAGCGATTGCAGAGAAAACATTCCTTATCACCATTGGTGATCGCAGCGTTACCGGATTGGTAAGTCGCGATCAAATGGTTGGCCCCTGGCAGATCCCCGTCGCTGATGTGGCGGTCACGGCATCGGCATTTGATACCTATCATGGCGAGGCGATGGCACTGGGTGAACGTACCCCGGTGGCACTGCTTGATTATGCTGCGTCAGCGCGTTTGGCGGTGGGTGAGTCGATTACCAATATCGCGGCCGCCCATATTGGCGATATCAAACGCATTAAACTGTCGGCAAACTGGATGGCTGCGGCTGGTCACCCCGGTGAAGATGCCGGTTTATATGAAGCAGTAAAAGCCGTTGGTGAAGAGTTTTGTCCGGCGTTGGGATTAACGATCCCGGTAGGTAAAGACTCTATGTCTATGAAAACGGCCTGGCAGGAAAACGGCGAAGACAAAGCCGTTACATCACCACTGTCCCTGGTCATTACCGCATTCGGAGCCGTTACTGATATTCGCAAAACAGTAACCCCGGAGTTACGCACCGATAAAGGCGATACAACGCTACTACTGATTGATTTAGGGTTGGGTAAAAATCGTCTCGGCGCGAGCTGCCTGGCGCAGGTTTACAACCAGTTAGGTAAAACGCCGGTTGACTTAGACAAGCCGGAACTGTTGCTGAATTTCTTTAACGCCACGCAGGCGTTACTGGCCGATAATAAGATACTTGCTTACCATGACCGTTCAGACGGTGGTCTGTTTGTCACGGTTGCAGAAATGGCTTTTGCCGGTAAAACCGGTGTCAGTGTTGCACTGGATTCACTGGGTGCTGACGATGTAGCGGCGCTCTTCAGTGAAGAACTCGGCGCTGTCATTCAGGTTCGAAGCAACGAGCTTGATGAAGTTAAGGCATTACTGGCCAGTCACGGGCTGGGTGATGAGTGCGTGCATAATATCGGTGGATTAAACAGCAGCGATACCATTGAGTTTACCCGTGATGGTAGCGCGGTGCTCACTGAATCCCGTTCTGTATATCGCGGCATCTGGGCCGAAACCACCCACGCGATGCAGCGCTTGCGGGATAACCCACAATGCGCCGATGAAGAAAATAACGCCAAACAGGATGCGGCAGATCCGGGACTACACGCCAAACTCAGTTTCGATATTAACGATGACATTGCAGCGCCGTATATTGCTAAAGGTGTTAAACCTCGCGTGGCAATATTGCGTGAGCAGGGCGTGAATTCACATCTTGAAATGGCGGCTGCATTTACCCGTGCCGGGTTTACTGCCATTGATGTGCATATGAGTGATGTGTTGTCCGGCGCGGTAGAGTTGGATAACTTTGCTGGTTTAGCAGCCTGTGGCGGCTTTTCCTACGGTGACGTATTAGGTGCCGGTGAAGGCTGGGCCAAGTCCATTTTATTTAACCCACGGGCCCGTGATCAGTTTGAACGCTTCTTCCACCGCGACGATACCTTTAGTCTGGGCGTCTGTAACGGGTGTCAGATGTTGTCGAACCTAAAGAGCCTGATCCCCGGCACAGCGCACTGGCCACACTTTGTCACCAACCAGTCTGAACGGTTTGAAGCCCGGGTTGCAATGGTTGAAGTCGGCCAGTCTAATTCGGTACTACTGGCGGATATGGCCGGCTCAAGAATGCCGATTGCTGTTTCTCATGGTGAAGGACGTGCAGAATTTGCCAGCGACCAGGCCCTGGCGGCTATTCAAAACAATGTCGCGCTGCGGTATGTTAATAACTACGGCGAGATTGCCAGCCATTACCCGGCTAATCCGAATGGTTCGCCACAAGGCATTACCGGTCTGACGACTGACGATGGCCGCTGTACTATTATGATGCCGCACCCTGAACGGGTATTCCGTGCAGTGGCAAATTCGTGGCGCGCTGATGACTGGCAGGAAGATTCCCCCTGGATGCGAATTTTCCGTAACGCACGGCGTTTTGTTGGATAA
- the tilS gene encoding tRNA lysidine(34) synthetase TilS, whose product MDVICHQLKPALTALQSGYQPETLVVGLSGGIDSVVLLHALVTLRQHSDADIKALQAVYVNHGISANAMQWQTFCQHYCEQLDVPFYARPVNVLAGPRESLEAVARNARYNVLLTQAQQSGGALLTAHHQDDQLETVLLQLKRGAGPKGLSGMASISETGGIAIARPMLGVSRQQIEDYARAHGLSWVDDESNADVQYDRNFLRHAILPLLTERWPAMAQTVSRSAALCGEQQLLMDEVCDERLASMTCASNERISVTALKQVSPHWQRALIRRWLAQHNLLMPSAKQLEQLTSMLCANPDSQPLVKLKAGEIRRFKDELYYLHNVSEAVTLMPQAIAPETDLQLDAQGIILRLDVGLQGEQSGHTGSAPTGTPLTLVSQDKDINTVATPALSIKVKPTGKAHHKPLKQWLKEWHIPPWERGKILLVASKNEPVALIVNGNVLALDNHGDVPGILSVRHNNHNNAN is encoded by the coding sequence ATGGACGTTATCTGTCATCAGCTTAAACCGGCACTTACTGCGTTGCAGTCTGGTTATCAGCCTGAAACCCTGGTGGTAGGGTTAAGCGGTGGCATCGACTCTGTTGTGCTGCTTCATGCGTTAGTCACACTGAGACAACATTCAGACGCCGACATTAAAGCCCTGCAAGCGGTATACGTAAATCATGGGATCAGCGCCAATGCCATGCAGTGGCAGACCTTTTGTCAGCATTATTGTGAGCAGCTTGATGTCCCTTTTTATGCTCGCCCGGTGAACGTGTTGGCTGGTCCCCGTGAAAGCCTCGAGGCCGTTGCACGCAACGCTCGCTATAACGTATTGCTGACGCAGGCGCAGCAAAGTGGTGGGGCCCTATTAACGGCCCACCATCAGGATGATCAGTTAGAAACTGTGCTGCTACAGTTAAAGCGCGGTGCCGGCCCAAAAGGGTTATCAGGGATGGCCAGCATCAGTGAAACGGGCGGCATTGCCATCGCCCGTCCCATGCTCGGGGTGAGTCGCCAACAAATCGAGGACTATGCCAGGGCCCATGGACTTTCGTGGGTAGACGATGAGTCTAACGCGGATGTGCAATACGATCGTAATTTCTTACGCCATGCCATATTGCCTTTACTGACAGAGCGTTGGCCTGCGATGGCTCAAACTGTATCGCGCAGCGCCGCCCTGTGTGGCGAACAGCAGTTATTAATGGATGAAGTCTGCGATGAACGCCTGGCGAGCATGACGTGTGCATCCAATGAGCGGATTTCAGTGACGGCGCTGAAGCAGGTTTCGCCGCACTGGCAGCGCGCGCTGATAAGGCGTTGGCTGGCGCAACATAACCTGTTAATGCCCAGTGCCAAACAACTTGAGCAACTGACATCAATGCTCTGTGCTAATCCCGACAGCCAGCCGCTGGTGAAACTTAAGGCCGGCGAAATCCGCCGTTTCAAAGATGAGCTTTACTATCTGCATAACGTCAGTGAGGCCGTCACGCTTATGCCTCAGGCTATTGCTCCTGAGACCGATCTGCAGTTAGATGCCCAGGGTATCATTCTGCGTCTGGACGTTGGTCTGCAAGGGGAACAATCTGGCCATACCGGATCAGCGCCTACAGGCACGCCATTAACTTTGGTTAGCCAGGACAAGGACATTAACACGGTGGCAACGCCAGCGCTCAGTATCAAAGTGAAACCAACAGGAAAGGCCCACCACAAACCGCTCAAGCAATGGTTAAAAGAGTGGCATATCCCGCCCTGGGAAAGAGGTAAAATTTTACTGGTAGCGAGCAAAAATGAACCAGTTGCCCTGATTGTTAACGGCAATGTGCTGGCGCTGGATAATCACGGCGACGTGCCTGGTATACTGAGCGTCAGGCATAATAACCATAATAACGCCAATTAG
- a CDS encoding GGDEF domain-containing protein, with translation MDISIFQHDNITVESSFLTTVESELLSSEQINVVLNQLTSTIDLATLASLYFSQLDKFLPLTGIDMSELDPSLKIENCQGDVSVTMQVPACSLDFGKHAAFIRYYFDEPLSPNLRRILGSLHQLFTKPLMHALEFRRMRLMATKDPLTGLGNRNGFNDAAQRLINRHARSGEMFGLLVVDLDNFKQVNDKHGHQQGDEVLLTAARIVGESIRGHEEAYRFGGDEFCCLVDVKSERELSAIARRIHRAMHKHPLLSRHKVTCSIGGSLLRSDDSINALFSRADKAMYEAKEDGKDTYQAA, from the coding sequence TTGGATATTTCAATTTTTCAGCATGACAATATAACGGTAGAAAGTAGTTTTCTCACTACGGTTGAGTCTGAGTTGCTTAGTAGTGAACAGATTAACGTGGTATTGAATCAACTGACATCAACCATTGATCTTGCCACATTAGCCTCGCTGTATTTTTCGCAGTTAGACAAGTTCTTACCGTTAACCGGTATCGACATGTCAGAATTGGACCCGTCTTTAAAAATAGAGAATTGCCAGGGTGATGTATCTGTTACCATGCAGGTGCCTGCCTGTAGCCTGGACTTTGGTAAACATGCGGCATTTATTCGCTATTATTTCGATGAGCCACTGTCACCTAACCTGCGACGCATACTCGGCTCTCTTCACCAGTTGTTTACCAAACCCCTGATGCATGCCTTAGAATTTCGACGGATGCGCCTTATGGCTACCAAAGACCCGCTCACCGGACTGGGCAACCGCAATGGCTTTAATGATGCGGCGCAGCGCTTAATTAACCGCCATGCCCGGAGCGGCGAGATGTTTGGTTTATTGGTGGTCGATTTAGACAACTTTAAGCAGGTCAACGATAAGCATGGCCATCAACAGGGCGATGAAGTCTTGCTGACGGCCGCGCGCATTGTTGGTGAGTCAATTCGTGGGCACGAAGAAGCCTATCGGTTTGGTGGCGACGAATTTTGTTGTTTAGTGGATGTAAAGTCAGAGCGGGAATTATCGGCAATTGCCAGACGTATTCACCGGGCTATGCACAAGCACCCATTGCTCAGCCGGCACAAGGTAACCTGCAGTATTGGGGGTTCGCTCTTACGCAGTGATGACTCTATAAATGCACTTTTCAGCCGCGCCGACAAAGCCATGTATGAGGCAAAAGAAGACGGCAAGGATACGTATCAGGCCGCTTAA
- the smrA gene encoding DNA endonuclease SmrA: MRQDDQDHEQHDDFQDFLHELGDVKPLKADDRVPLQRTQQALEKQSRREALLAQQPTDSPLTFDNVIPVRPDDFLEYKQAGIQDGVYKNMRQGKYPIEQKISLAGLSLRESSQTLYHKIIAAHERGIRMLLLQHGKGEHSQPFPALKKSYVNHWLPQLKTVIAFHTAQPLHGGLGATYVLLKKHPNQKLINREKQAKR; encoded by the coding sequence ATGCGACAAGATGATCAAGACCATGAGCAACACGACGATTTCCAGGATTTTCTGCACGAGCTCGGTGACGTCAAGCCGCTCAAGGCTGATGACCGTGTCCCTTTACAACGTACCCAACAAGCGCTGGAGAAGCAGTCGCGCCGAGAAGCCTTACTGGCCCAACAACCCACCGACAGCCCGCTGACATTCGACAATGTCATTCCCGTAAGGCCGGATGACTTTCTTGAATATAAACAGGCAGGTATACAAGATGGTGTGTATAAGAACATGCGTCAGGGGAAGTACCCCATTGAGCAGAAAATTTCACTGGCTGGTTTATCGTTGCGCGAGTCGAGTCAAACGCTTTATCACAAAATTATTGCCGCGCATGAACGTGGGATCAGAATGTTACTGCTCCAACATGGCAAAGGAGAACACAGCCAGCCGTTCCCCGCTTTGAAGAAATCTTACGTAAATCACTGGTTGCCACAGCTTAAAACTGTTATTGCGTTTCATACCGCGCAACCTTTACATGGTGGGCTCGGTGCCACCTATGTTTTGCTTAAAAAGCACCCGAACCAAAAGTTGATAAATCGCGAAAAACAGGCAAAACGATAA